A section of the Naumovozyma dairenensis CBS 421 chromosome 5, complete genome genome encodes:
- the BTS1 gene encoding farnesyltranstransferase (similar to Saccharomyces cerevisiae BTS1 (YPL069C); ancestral locus Anc_8.536), producing the protein MTSNDNINNNSSTMNEINSMICNTPQWSIEDEDTIARPYKHITLHQGKRFRSKLIQTFNKIYEIPNEQLQILMEIIETLHNSSLIIDDIEDNSDLRRGNPSSHVVFGMPMSLNTANYMYFKSMNLIWKMSADQTSILELLQIFNEELMNLHRGQGLDIHWRDSLNELRYDGVPNEQMYFKMVMNKTGGLFRLTIRMMEKISPNFNRKKKTLVPLGNLLGIIYQIRDDYQNLVNNTMIANKGFAEDLSEGKLSFPIIHGLRFESLNNVSGPTLLNILLKRTDDDELKKVALKFLQDTSKSIEYTRKVIEDLVRLIKNSEFLPSLDDVNGNEDAINEINFIIDHISNI; encoded by the coding sequence ATGACTTCCAACGATAatattaacaataatagTTCAACGATGAATGAAATCAATTCTATGATCTGCAATACACCACAATGGtcaattgaagatgaagatacaATAGCGAGACCATACAAACATATAACTTTACATCAAGGTAAACGGTTTAGATCAAAATTAATTCAAACATTCAATAAGATTTATGAAATACCGAATGAACAATTGCAGATATTAATGGAAATTATCGAAACTTTACACAATTCAAGCTTGAtcattgatgatattgaagataattCTGATTTAAGAAGAGGTAATCCATCATCTCATGTGGTATTTGGTATGCCTATGAGTTTAAATACTGCCAACTATATGTACTtcaaatcaatgaatttgatttggaaaatgaGTGCAGATCAGACTTCTATTTTGGAACTTTTACAAATCTTTAATGAggaattgatgaatttgcATAGAGGTCAAGGATTAGATATTCATTGGAGAGATTCTTTGAACGAATTAAGGTATGATGGAGTTCCTAACGAACAAATGTATTTCAAAATGGTTATGAATAAGACCGGTGGTCTCTTCAGATTGACGATAAGAATGATGGAAAAAATTAGTCCCAATTTTAACCggaagaaaaaaacttTAGTGCCATTGGGTAATCTATTGGgtataatttatcaaattagAGATGATTATCAAAATCTGGTGAATAATACAATGATTGCAAATAAAGGGTTTGCGGAGGATTTATCAGAAGGTAAATTATCATTCCCAATTATTCACGGACTACGATTTGAAAGTTTAAATAATGTATCAGGGCCAACActtttgaatatcttgCTGAAACGAACAgacgatgatgaattgaaaaaggtggcattgaaatttttacaaGATACAAgtaaatcaattgaatatacAAGGAAAGTCATTGAAGATTTAGTTAGACtaattaaaaattcagAATTTTTGCCATCATTAGATGATGTAAATGGGAATGAAGATGCTATTAATGAgataaatttcattattgatCATATATCAAAcatatag
- the NDAI0E02860 gene encoding uncharacterized protein (similar to Saccharomyces cerevisiae YPL068C; ancestral locus Anc_8.534), with the protein MQLRKRKRIDYGDTKATRIKKEDLTSSNENNTNNDESSKKKDKLMVAVVDTESCTKTSDSEITNTSIELETNKRIHKARHRARVRPVLNLNLDDEYVKKRSGEETGGWALSVASLLQRPPPHAPSKRNEGAEEEEEEDVTLIDISILQDCLTSLNAQLSKTPSPKQCQIVKLLPDTFTENMKQISIGLTELIGFEGHLGEFLNNEKENKGNKERKDKKTEHDEQPYKINPLLKERLITLAKGLKSVQRKPIAEDELDYEWERDLILKVALIHNIDISDLSDLRPIPSPMFNEVRSISKRLDKPLQKERNHLLTWPVKQLNKKKKNRTRDDTNGIFDDVPLYNQA; encoded by the coding sequence ATGCAACTtcgaaaaagaaagagaatCGACTATGGTGATACAAAGGCTACTCGCATAAAAAAGGAAGATTTGACGTCGAGTAACGAgaataatactaataatgatgaatcaaGCAAAAAGAAGGATAAGTTAATGGTTGCGGTCGTAGATACTGAAAGCTGTACGAAAACATCGGATAGTGAAATTACGAATACTAGTattgaattagaaacaaATAAGAGGATACATAAAGCAAGACATCGAGCTCGAGTTAGACCtgttttgaatttaaaccttgatgatgaatatgtTAAGAAAAGATCAGGAGAAGAAACTGGTGGTTGGGCCTTATCAGTGGCATCGTTATTACAAAGACCTCCGCCACATGCTCCttcaaaaagaaatgaGGGGGcggaggaggaggaggaggaggatGTCACGTTGATTGATATTTCCATATTACAAGATTGTTTGACCAGTTTGAATGCTCAATTATCTAAGACTCCATCTCCGAAACAATGTCAAATAGTGAAATTATTACCTGACACATTTACAGAGAatatgaaacaaatatCAATAGGATTGACTGAGTTGATCGGGTTTGAAGGACATCTTGGAGAATTCTTAAACAatgagaaagaaaataaaggaaACAAGGAAAGGAAGGACAAAAAGACAGAACATGATGAACAACCATATAAAATTAATCCACTATTAAAGGAACGATTAATAACTCTTGCTAAAGGATTAAAATCAGTTCAACGAAAACCGATAGCTGAAGATGAGTTAGACTACGAATGGGAGAGAgatttgattttaaaaGTTGCATTGAttcataatattgatatcaGTGATTTGAGTGATTTAAGACCAATTCCTTCACCGATGTTCAATGAAGTTCGATCTATAAGCAAAAGATTGGATAAACCTTTACAAAAGGAGAGAAATCACTTATTAACATGGCCAGTTAAGCAACtcaataagaagaagaagaatagAACCAGAGATGATACTAATGGGatatttgatgatgttCCCTTATATAATCAAGCATAG